One window of Gloeothece citriformis PCC 7424 genomic DNA carries:
- a CDS encoding RNA-binding S4 domain-containing protein: protein MTENQEGTIKLGQFLKWQGLVQTGGEAKIRIQGGEVLVNGTLETRRGRKLVRGDRVTLDGRTYDVKL, encoded by the coding sequence ATGACCGAAAATCAAGAAGGAACAATAAAACTCGGCCAGTTTCTTAAATGGCAGGGACTCGTACAAACCGGCGGAGAGGCAAAAATCCGCATTCAAGGGGGAGAAGTTTTAGTTAATGGAACTCTTGAAACCCGTCGAGGTCGTAAACTGGTAAGAGGCGATCGCGTTACACTTGATGGAAGAACTTATGATGTTAAGTTATAA
- the tadA gene encoding tRNA adenosine(34) deaminase TadA, producing MDKYISQLDEQTYLDHKRWMSRAITLAQEAAQAGDVPVGAVIIDEKGKLIAEGSNRKERDQDPTAHAEIIVLRRASQVLQTWHLQQCKLYVTLEPCPMCTGAIIQARIALLIYGVDDPKTGTIRTVANLPDSPCSNHRLSVISGIMESACRHQLQTWFAQKR from the coding sequence TTGGATAAATATATCTCTCAATTAGATGAGCAAACCTATTTAGATCATAAACGATGGATGAGCCGAGCGATCACTTTAGCTCAGGAAGCGGCACAAGCAGGAGATGTTCCTGTCGGTGCTGTTATCATAGACGAAAAAGGGAAATTAATCGCCGAAGGATCTAATCGAAAAGAACGAGATCAAGATCCTACCGCCCATGCAGAAATAATTGTTCTGCGTCGTGCTAGTCAAGTTTTACAAACATGGCATTTACAACAGTGTAAGCTGTATGTTACCCTCGAACCCTGTCCTATGTGTACCGGGGCAATTATTCAGGCTAGGATCGCATTATTAATTTATGGGGTTGATGATCCCAAAACGGGAACTATCCGCACCGTTGCTAATTTGCCGGATAGTCCCTGTTCTAATCATCGATTATCGGTGATTTCTGGGATTATGGAATCTGCTTGTCGACACCAATTACAAACTTGGTTTGCTCAAAAACGATAA
- a CDS encoding hydantoinase B/oxoprolinase family protein — translation MMNQNLKPDPIRLEIFKNLYQFIAEQMGIILQNTATSVNIKERLDFSCAIFDQDGLLVANAPHIPVHLGSMSESVRSLIQDKSHQLKPGDIYLSNNPYNGGTHLPDVTVITPVFDSGKQQIIFYVASRGHQADIGGITPGSMPPHSTTIEEEGILFDNFLLVEQGIFREKALRKILSDNPYPARNPDQNIADFKAQIAANERGVQELGKMVEQYGLDTVQTYMKFVQDNAEDCVKRAINILTDGEFTYSMDNGAILNVKVTINRKDSTATIDFTGTSEQLNSNFNAPKAVTQAAVLYVFRTLVNDKIPLNAGCLKPLDIIIPSGCMLNPTYPAAVVAGNVETSQTIVDALYGALGVMAASQGTMNNFTFGNDRYQYYETICGGSGAGINYNGTDAVHTHMTNSRLTDPEILETRYPVLVESFSIRANSGGKGKYTGGNGLIRRIKFLEPMTANILSNHRLIPPFGLNGGESGQVGHNQVQRRDGRIEKLDSTATVTMQIGDVFVIETPGGGGFGQPEKL, via the coding sequence ATGATGAATCAAAACTTAAAACCCGATCCCATTCGCTTAGAAATATTCAAAAATCTTTATCAATTTATCGCGGAACAAATGGGAATAATCCTACAAAATACCGCGACATCTGTTAATATAAAAGAACGGTTAGACTTTTCCTGTGCGATTTTTGACCAAGACGGATTATTAGTCGCTAATGCCCCCCATATTCCGGTACATTTAGGGTCAATGAGTGAAAGTGTCCGCAGTTTAATTCAAGATAAAAGTCATCAGTTAAAACCGGGAGATATTTATCTATCTAATAATCCTTATAATGGCGGAACTCATTTACCCGATGTTACCGTTATTACCCCGGTTTTTGACTCAGGAAAACAACAGATTATATTTTATGTTGCCTCTCGTGGACATCAAGCCGATATTGGGGGAATTACGCCGGGGTCAATGCCTCCCCATAGTACCACCATCGAAGAAGAAGGAATTTTATTTGATAATTTTCTCTTAGTTGAACAAGGAATTTTCCGGGAAAAAGCCCTACGAAAAATCCTCTCGGATAACCCTTATCCTGCCCGGAATCCCGATCAAAATATAGCGGATTTTAAGGCACAAATTGCAGCGAATGAAAGGGGAGTCCAAGAACTGGGTAAAATGGTCGAACAATATGGATTAGACACCGTTCAAACTTATATGAAATTTGTCCAAGACAATGCAGAAGATTGTGTTAAACGGGCAATTAATATTTTAACAGATGGAGAATTTACCTATTCAATGGATAACGGGGCAATCCTAAACGTAAAAGTTACCATTAATCGAAAAGATTCTACGGCTACGATTGATTTTACCGGCACATCTGAACAATTAAACAGTAATTTTAATGCGCCTAAAGCAGTCACTCAGGCAGCCGTTTTATATGTATTTCGGACTTTAGTCAATGATAAAATCCCTCTCAATGCCGGATGTCTCAAACCCTTAGACATTATTATTCCATCTGGGTGTATGTTAAACCCCACTTATCCGGCGGCAGTGGTAGCCGGCAATGTAGAAACCTCTCAAACCATTGTCGATGCTTTATATGGTGCTTTAGGGGTTATGGCCGCCTCTCAAGGTACAATGAACAATTTTACCTTTGGGAATGACCGTTATCAATATTATGAGACGATTTGCGGGGGGTCTGGGGCAGGAATTAACTATAATGGGACGGATGCAGTCCATACCCACATGACCAATTCTCGCTTAACTGACCCGGAAATCTTAGAAACTCGGTATCCAGTTTTAGTAGAAAGCTTTAGTATTCGGGCTAATAGTGGCGGAAAAGGAAAATATACAGGAGGAAATGGCTTAATTCGTCGGATAAAGTTTTTAGAACCCATGACCGCCAATATTTTATCTAATCATCGTCTTATCCCTCCTTTTGGGTTAAATGGGGGTGAGTCGGGACAAGTGGGACACAATCAAGTTCAACGCAGAGATGGAAGGATAGAAAAGCTAGACAGTACCGCAACCGTCACTATGCAAATCGGCGATGTTTTTGTCATTGAAACCCCCGGAGGAGGAGGCTTCGGTCAACCAGAAAAATTGTAA
- the yhdJ gene encoding adenine-specific DNA-methyltransferase — MSVRYGNKDHLIFHGDALTVLLEEIDSESIELIFLDPPYNIGKRFGDFYDKWLSDEDYVEWAYKWLDECIRVLKPNGTLYVMTSTQSMPYFDIYLRKKLTILSRIIWHYDSSGVQASKYFGSMYEPILHCVKDKKNYIFNSEAIKIEAKTGAKRKLIDYRKTIPTPYNTNKIPGNVWYFSRVRYRMEEYENHPSQKPESLLERIILASSNEKDLILDPFAGTFTAAAVAKRLRRNSISIESQEEYLKIGLRRILDWQEYKGEKLLPLQKSYVRKNENGQKISS, encoded by the coding sequence ATGTCTGTCCGATACGGAAATAAAGATCATCTTATATTTCATGGCGATGCTTTAACAGTTTTATTAGAAGAAATTGATTCGGAATCTATAGAGCTTATTTTTCTTGATCCTCCTTATAATATTGGTAAGCGCTTTGGAGATTTTTATGACAAATGGTTATCTGATGAAGACTATGTCGAATGGGCATATAAGTGGTTAGATGAATGTATTCGCGTATTAAAGCCTAACGGAACATTATATGTAATGACCAGCACTCAATCTATGCCTTATTTTGATATTTATTTAAGAAAAAAATTAACAATCCTGAGTCGGATTATATGGCACTACGATAGTTCTGGTGTTCAAGCAAGCAAATATTTTGGTTCGATGTATGAACCGATACTGCATTGTGTGAAAGATAAAAAGAATTATATTTTTAATTCTGAAGCCATTAAAATAGAAGCAAAAACGGGAGCAAAAAGAAAGTTAATTGATTATAGAAAAACTATTCCAACGCCTTACAATACAAACAAAATACCGGGTAATGTATGGTATTTTTCTCGCGTCAGATATAGAATGGAAGAGTATGAAAATCATCCTTCACAAAAACCTGAATCATTGTTAGAAAGAATTATTTTGGCAAGTAGTAATGAAAAAGATTTAATACTTGATCCATTTGCGGGAACTTTTACGGCTGCTGCTGTAGCAAAAAGGCTCAGGAGAAATTCAATTAGCATAGAATCTCAGGAAGAATATCTTAAGATTGGGTTAAGAAGAATTTTAGATTGGCAAGAGTATAAAGGAGAAAAGCTTTTACCTCTTCAGAAATCCTATGTTAGAAAAAATGAAAATGGACAAAAAATATCAAGTTAG
- the grxC gene encoding glutaredoxin 3, producing MLNLINSVLGRHPERIKANVEIYTWQTCPYCIRAKFLLWWKGVNFTEYKIDGDNQARQAMAERANGRRTVPQIFINNQHIGGCDDLYELDTKGQLDPLLTQNPNEVVGIG from the coding sequence ATGTTAAATTTGATTAATTCTGTATTAGGTCGTCATCCTGAACGAATTAAAGCGAATGTAGAGATTTATACTTGGCAAACTTGTCCTTATTGTATTCGCGCGAAATTTCTTTTATGGTGGAAAGGGGTCAACTTTACCGAATATAAAATAGATGGGGATAATCAAGCCAGACAAGCGATGGCCGAACGTGCTAACGGAAGACGTACCGTGCCTCAAATTTTTATCAATAATCAACATATTGGGGGATGTGACGATCTTTATGAGTTAGATACTAAAGGTCAACTCGATCCTTTATTAACTCAAAATCCTAACGAGGTTGTAGGGATTGGATAA
- a CDS encoding RNA-guided endonuclease InsQ/TnpB family protein: MLLGFKTELKLNNQQRSLLAQHAGVARHAWNWGLALTKQILDHNKANSNDKIKFPTAIDLHKWLVALVKPQHDWYYQVSKCAPQWALKALADAWKRCFKKTAKPPKFKKKGKHDSFTLDGSLKCDHQKIKVPVIGWLKTYERLPHGYQPKSVTISQKVNRWFISFKIEIEPASTPKSVDVVGCDLGVKSLATLSSGLVFEGAKSYRKFEKKLSRLQYLARHKVKGSNNWKKAQKQIAKLHFKIANIRKDTLHKLTTYLAKNHSKIVIEDLNVSGMLANGKLAKSVADMGFYEFRRQLDYKTQLYGSELIIADRWFASSKTCSNCGHKKESLSLSERVFECEQCSFVCDRDLNASLILASLAVSSTVSACGLVSADTARMKQENNIESTLSRIE, from the coding sequence TTGCTACTAGGATTCAAGACTGAATTAAAACTAAATAATCAACAACGTTCATTATTAGCCCAACACGCAGGAGTTGCCCGTCATGCTTGGAACTGGGGATTAGCTCTAACCAAGCAAATTCTAGACCATAATAAAGCCAACAGCAATGATAAAATCAAGTTTCCTACTGCTATTGATTTACACAAATGGTTAGTAGCATTAGTTAAACCTCAACATGATTGGTATTATCAAGTATCTAAATGCGCTCCGCAATGGGCGTTAAAAGCTTTGGCTGATGCTTGGAAAAGATGCTTTAAAAAGACAGCAAAACCTCCCAAGTTTAAGAAAAAAGGAAAGCACGATAGCTTTACCTTGGATGGAAGCCTTAAGTGTGACCATCAAAAGATAAAAGTTCCTGTGATTGGTTGGCTAAAAACCTATGAGAGATTACCTCACGGATATCAACCAAAATCTGTTACAATTAGCCAAAAAGTTAATAGATGGTTTATCAGTTTTAAGATTGAAATCGAACCAGCATCAACCCCTAAAAGTGTTGATGTAGTAGGCTGTGATCTAGGGGTTAAATCTCTGGCAACTTTATCATCTGGGTTGGTATTTGAAGGAGCTAAAAGTTATCGTAAGTTTGAGAAGAAATTAAGCAGACTTCAATACTTAGCTCGTCATAAAGTCAAAGGTTCAAACAATTGGAAGAAAGCACAGAAACAAATAGCTAAACTTCATTTCAAAATAGCTAACATCCGCAAAGATACGTTACATAAACTTACTACTTATCTAGCTAAGAATCACAGCAAGATAGTAATTGAGGACTTAAATGTATCTGGGATGTTAGCTAATGGAAAACTAGCTAAATCTGTTGCTGACATGGGTTTTTATGAATTCCGAAGACAGCTTGACTATAAAACTCAGTTGTATGGGTCGGAGCTAATCATCGCTGATAGGTGGTTTGCGAGCAGTAAAACCTGTTCTAATTGTGGTCACAAAAAAGAATCTTTATCTTTATCTGAAAGAGTTTTTGAATGTGAACAATGCTCTTTTGTTTGTGATAGAGACTTAAACGCTAGTTTAATTCTAGCTTCCTTGGCGGTGAGTTCCACCGTGTCAGCTTGTGGACTGGTGAGTGCCGACACCGCCAGGATGAAGCAAGAAAATAACATCGAATCTACTTTGAGTAGAATTGAGTAG
- a CDS encoding histone deacetylase family protein: MFSIIYSEEFLKHDTGLYHPETPGRLSAIVEALKATSWSDHLQWFLPTPAWEKNAFSWVSKFHHREYIHYLKNLAEQGGGMLDPDTPVSPQSYDIALLAVSAWLDGIDHVLERNNPAFALVRPPGHHATKKMGMGFCLFSNAAIAAHYALEKPGINRVAILDWDVHHGNGTEDIVQGNPHIVYCSVHQFPCYPGTGRASDRGHYENVLNIPLPPGSTLKEYQVMFEGKIIPFLKKFQPDLLLVSAGYDANHDDPLAMMSLQPSDYGIFSRYLLGVTRRILFGLEGGYNLEVMSQSVVATVEPFMMI; this comes from the coding sequence ATGTTTTCCATTATCTACTCTGAAGAATTCCTCAAACATGATACGGGTTTATATCACCCAGAAACACCCGGACGCTTAAGTGCTATCGTAGAAGCTTTAAAAGCGACTTCTTGGTCTGATCATTTACAATGGTTTTTACCAACTCCAGCATGGGAGAAAAATGCTTTTTCTTGGGTGTCTAAGTTTCATCATCGAGAATACATTCACTATTTGAAAAATTTAGCCGAACAAGGAGGAGGGATGTTAGATCCAGATACCCCCGTTTCTCCCCAGAGTTATGATATTGCTCTATTAGCGGTAAGTGCTTGGTTAGATGGGATAGATCACGTCTTAGAAAGAAATAACCCTGCTTTTGCCTTAGTTCGTCCCCCCGGACACCATGCTACTAAAAAGATGGGGATGGGGTTTTGTCTGTTTTCTAATGCGGCGATCGCTGCTCATTATGCTTTAGAAAAACCGGGAATTAATCGAGTGGCTATCCTAGACTGGGATGTCCATCATGGCAATGGCACAGAAGACATTGTACAGGGTAATCCTCATATTGTATATTGTTCGGTGCATCAGTTTCCTTGTTATCCCGGCACCGGACGCGCTAGCGATCGAGGACATTATGAAAATGTTTTGAATATTCCCCTTCCTCCAGGATCTACTCTCAAAGAGTATCAAGTGATGTTTGAGGGCAAAATTATTCCTTTTCTGAAAAAATTTCAACCGGATTTATTATTGGTCAGTGCAGGATATGATGCTAATCATGATGATCCTTTGGCAATGATGTCTTTACAACCGTCCGATTATGGGATATTTTCTCGTTATCTTCTTGGGGTCACTCGTCGTATTTTGTTTGGCTTGGAAGGGGGATATAATTTGGAGGTTATGTCTCAGTCTGTTGTGGCTACAGTTGAGCCTTTTATGATGATATGA
- a CDS encoding class I SAM-dependent methyltransferase translates to MNLNSNQKDISFNDYEAFAEAYAERSASNSHNAYYERPAMFSILSTLKFKRVLDAGCAGGIYSEWLINRGADVTAIDINSKMVQLTKKRLKTQGKVYQADLNQPLNFLDDNSFDLVLSSLTMHYLKDWEAVFKEFSRILLPEGLFLFSTHHPFMDFQLFEKANYFTTELIEDSWESFGDTPVRVRFYSRPLSELTSALAKTGFFIKNMIEPRPTEECKQHYPQDYEKLSTKPWFLIILAQKNFKLSSKMQ, encoded by the coding sequence ATGAATTTAAACTCAAACCAGAAAGATATTTCTTTTAATGACTATGAAGCCTTTGCAGAAGCTTATGCCGAACGGTCAGCATCCAATTCTCACAATGCTTACTATGAAAGACCGGCCATGTTTTCTATTTTATCAACTCTCAAATTTAAACGAGTATTAGATGCCGGTTGTGCCGGAGGAATTTATTCTGAATGGTTAATTAATCGGGGGGCTGATGTAACCGCGATCGATATTAACTCTAAAATGGTACAATTAACTAAGAAAAGACTTAAAACCCAAGGAAAAGTTTACCAAGCCGATTTAAATCAACCTCTGAATTTTTTAGATGATAATTCTTTTGATCTCGTTTTAAGTTCGTTAACGATGCACTATCTTAAAGATTGGGAAGCCGTCTTTAAAGAATTTTCCCGAATTTTATTACCTGAAGGGTTATTTTTATTTTCAACTCATCATCCTTTTATGGATTTCCAATTATTTGAAAAAGCGAATTACTTTACCACAGAACTTATTGAAGATTCTTGGGAAAGTTTCGGGGATACTCCGGTTAGGGTTCGCTTTTACTCCCGTCCCTTAAGTGAACTGACTTCTGCACTAGCTAAGACAGGATTTTTTATTAAAAATATGATTGAACCCCGTCCTACTGAGGAATGTAAACAACATTATCCTCAAGATTATGAAAAACTCTCTACAAAACCTTGGTTTTTAATTATTTTAGCGCAAAAAAATTTTAAATTATCCTCAAAAATGCAATGA
- a CDS encoding glutathione S-transferase family protein, producing the protein MLKLYHTPVSPNSHRVWVTLIEKGLEFELVEVNLTGEQFKPEFLAMNPFHHIPVLVDDDNTIIESLAILDYLEAKYPTPAMLPDNPKDLSTVRMVQLVTVNELLPSASPLFPVMLGLSKGDEEKIKQAKEKVGTIFKFFESLLDERPFFGSETITLADAVAGTVVPWLPRAGVPLTDYSKLNRWCDRILSRPAWEQTKATPEAMEQIKSAMAARMSS; encoded by the coding sequence ATGCTAAAGCTTTATCATACTCCTGTATCTCCTAATTCTCATCGAGTTTGGGTGACTCTTATAGAAAAAGGGTTAGAGTTTGAGTTAGTCGAAGTTAATTTAACGGGGGAACAGTTTAAACCTGAATTTTTAGCGATGAATCCTTTTCATCATATTCCCGTTTTAGTAGATGATGACAATACTATTATAGAATCTTTAGCAATTTTAGATTATTTAGAGGCAAAATATCCTACCCCGGCAATGTTACCTGATAATCCTAAAGATTTATCAACGGTAAGAATGGTACAGCTAGTCACGGTTAATGAGTTATTACCCTCAGCCTCCCCTTTATTTCCGGTTATGTTAGGTTTATCAAAGGGAGATGAAGAAAAGATAAAACAAGCCAAAGAAAAAGTCGGAACAATTTTTAAGTTTTTTGAAAGTTTATTAGATGAGCGCCCATTTTTTGGCAGTGAAACTATTACTTTAGCTGATGCTGTTGCCGGAACAGTTGTTCCTTGGTTGCCCAGGGCCGGTGTACCTTTAACTGATTATTCTAAATTAAATAGGTGGTGCGATCGGATTTTATCTCGTCCAGCTTGGGAACAAACCAAAGCTACCCCAGAAGCGATGGAACAGATTAAATCGGCTATGGCGGCGCGGATGTCATCCTAA
- a CDS encoding COP23 domain-containing protein, whose translation MNNYLKAILGSSVVAVSVLGIVAESKAAPAPIERDKIVFSCEMLNGQYVTIEKLVRETVNPVSAVVYEEKVVYENPLPLVAWTASLDSDDPKGEYTPESRCQANSTRLTNLAASFGLHTVEDIGLLGQVAEFGTANSQGVLFVSYPKDSKASTENVIFTLKPENRKDGKEILTQFQIGVSGSIGGPGLPEVQLPIVE comes from the coding sequence ATGAATAATTATCTTAAAGCAATCTTAGGAAGCTCTGTTGTAGCGGTTAGCGTATTAGGGATTGTAGCAGAATCTAAAGCTGCTCCTGCTCCCATCGAAAGAGATAAAATCGTTTTCTCTTGTGAAATGCTTAACGGTCAGTATGTAACTATCGAAAAACTTGTTCGAGAAACAGTTAATCCAGTTAGTGCCGTAGTTTATGAAGAAAAAGTTGTCTACGAAAATCCATTACCTTTAGTTGCGTGGACAGCAAGTTTAGATTCAGATGATCCTAAAGGAGAATATACTCCTGAAAGCCGTTGTCAAGCTAATAGCACCCGCTTAACCAACTTAGCTGCATCTTTTGGTCTTCATACTGTAGAAGACATCGGTCTTTTAGGTCAAGTCGCCGAATTTGGAACAGCGAATTCTCAAGGAGTTCTTTTCGTATCTTATCCAAAAGATAGTAAAGCTTCTACTGAGAATGTAATTTTTACCCTAAAGCCTGAAAATCGGAAAGATGGGAAAGAAATCCTAACCCAGTTTCAAATCGGTGTTTCTGGAAGTATTGGTGGTCCCGGTCTTCCAGAAGTTCAGCTTCCGATTGTTGAGTAG
- a CDS encoding PEP-CTERM sorting domain-containing protein yields MLTNRTTILPQATKALGLVGAASLTVFSLLAGSATSASAQLGSISGIKFNDLNKNGVRDALELGLPGWEIELLNFEGNVIASTTTNLFGTYRFNNLPAGPYVVREVLKPGWKQTLPTFQKSLQLGQVLGPWDYSDPDSQWPLIAPDASGNFQSPVNITETPSTDLSKFLSIHYSGLDAETIKNTGYAFDVEYHPGNANFINVAGERFDLLQFHFHYESEHAIDNVLSDMEVHFVNRHAHGGLSVLGLLIEEGDTNQTLAPVFDEIAAQLAANNGAFPSTVPFTDVLDLESLFPSDWKGWFYNGSLTTPPATEGVNWFVFETPIEMSAAQIDIFQDFLASNNLTNNNRPLQDLNGRQFNEHNHQETISGGSISGLNFGNALDLGLLGLLQFNYQVTVNGDDVGDLNFGNTAVPEPMTILGVGMAFGFGAGFKRKMNKKQKD; encoded by the coding sequence ATGCTAACAAATAGAACAACTATTCTCCCTCAAGCCACTAAAGCTCTTGGGCTAGTGGGTGCTGCCTCTCTCACCGTTTTTTCTCTGCTAGCGGGTTCGGCTACTTCAGCATCTGCCCAACTCGGCTCGATTTCAGGAATTAAGTTTAACGATCTCAATAAAAATGGGGTCAGAGATGCCCTAGAACTCGGCTTGCCAGGATGGGAAATCGAATTACTCAACTTTGAAGGCAATGTAATCGCAAGCACCACAACTAATCTGTTTGGAACTTACCGGTTTAACAACTTACCTGCTGGCCCTTATGTGGTTCGGGAAGTGCTTAAACCCGGTTGGAAGCAGACCTTACCCACTTTTCAGAAAAGTCTTCAATTAGGTCAAGTGTTAGGGCCTTGGGACTATAGTGATCCGGATTCCCAATGGCCTTTAATCGCCCCAGACGCATCAGGCAACTTCCAATCGCCGGTGAACATCACTGAGACTCCCTCTACAGATTTAAGCAAATTTTTATCAATCCACTATTCAGGTCTTGACGCTGAGACAATCAAAAACACTGGCTATGCCTTTGATGTTGAATACCATCCAGGAAATGCCAACTTCATCAATGTAGCTGGGGAAAGATTTGACCTGCTGCAGTTCCATTTCCACTACGAAAGTGAACACGCCATTGATAATGTCCTCTCAGATATGGAGGTACACTTCGTCAATCGCCATGCACATGGAGGATTGTCAGTTCTCGGATTGCTCATTGAAGAAGGAGATACTAACCAAACCTTAGCACCTGTTTTTGATGAGATTGCAGCCCAACTAGCAGCCAATAATGGAGCATTCCCATCTACTGTGCCATTTACAGACGTACTAGATTTGGAAAGTCTTTTCCCTAGTGATTGGAAGGGCTGGTTTTACAATGGCTCTTTAACGACTCCGCCAGCAACCGAGGGGGTTAATTGGTTTGTGTTTGAAACTCCTATTGAAATGTCAGCCGCACAAATAGACATTTTTCAGGATTTTCTGGCAAGTAATAATCTAACCAATAACAACCGTCCTTTGCAAGATCTAAATGGCAGACAGTTCAACGAACATAATCATCAAGAAACCATCAGTGGAGGTTCGATTTCTGGCCTCAATTTTGGGAATGCTCTAGATTTAGGTCTGTTAGGATTGCTGCAATTTAATTACCAAGTCACGGTTAATGGAGATGACGTTGGTGATCTCAACTTTGGTAACACCGCCGTTCCTGAACCGATGACCATTCTAGGCGTAGGGATGGCGTTTGGTTTCGGTGCAGGTTTCAAACGCAAGATGAACAAAAAGCAAAAAGATTAA